One Paraburkholderia dioscoreae DNA segment encodes these proteins:
- a CDS encoding LysR family transcriptional regulator, whose product MDRLTSLGVFVAAVEEGSFAAAARRFGLSAAMAGKHVSALEAELNAQLLHRTTRRLRLTDTGQTYYERCKRILEAFDEAKREASDSQGTARGVLRIAAPVTFGAMHLGEVAARYMEDHPHVNVEVLLGDRYVDLIDAGVDVAIRIGKLEDPGLVTRRLAPCRMVVCASPAYLKRHGTPRKPDDLLRAQRLAFSEAVSAGDWTLHDRQNRAHVIDGPCRMTANNTQMLLASAIAGAGIVYGPTFVFGAHIRSGELVALLPAYRAADLTIQAVYPSARRIPLKVRRFVDYLAETFGDEPPWDRKEMPQKRGCSGC is encoded by the coding sequence ATGGACCGGCTCACGAGCCTCGGAGTATTCGTCGCCGCTGTCGAGGAAGGCAGCTTTGCCGCGGCGGCGCGCCGCTTCGGACTATCGGCAGCGATGGCCGGCAAGCACGTGAGCGCCCTCGAGGCCGAACTGAATGCACAGCTACTCCACCGCACCACACGGCGCTTGAGGCTGACCGATACCGGCCAGACTTACTACGAACGCTGCAAGCGGATTCTCGAAGCCTTCGACGAAGCGAAGCGGGAAGCGAGCGATTCGCAAGGCACGGCGCGCGGTGTGCTGCGCATCGCAGCGCCTGTCACGTTCGGTGCGATGCACTTGGGCGAGGTTGCGGCGCGCTACATGGAGGACCATCCGCATGTCAACGTGGAAGTGCTGCTCGGAGACCGCTACGTCGATCTCATCGATGCGGGCGTTGACGTCGCAATCCGGATCGGAAAACTGGAGGATCCGGGACTTGTGACGCGCCGGCTTGCGCCGTGCCGGATGGTTGTGTGTGCGTCTCCCGCCTACCTCAAGCGCCACGGAACGCCGCGCAAGCCGGACGACTTGCTGCGCGCGCAACGACTTGCGTTCAGCGAGGCCGTGTCGGCCGGAGACTGGACATTGCACGACAGGCAAAACCGCGCGCACGTCATCGACGGACCTTGCCGAATGACGGCCAACAACACCCAGATGCTGCTCGCCTCCGCTATTGCCGGAGCGGGCATCGTGTACGGTCCGACCTTCGTATTCGGAGCGCACATCCGAAGCGGAGAACTCGTAGCGCTGCTGCCGGCCTATCGTGCGGCTGATCTGACGATTCAGGCGGTTTATCCGAGCGCGCGGCGCATACCGCTCAAGGTGCGCCGGTTTGTCGATTACCTCGCCGAGACGTTCGGCGATGAACCGCCTTGGGATCGCAAGGAAATGCCTCAGAAGCGCGGCTGTTCCGGCTGCTAA
- a CDS encoding isochorismatase family protein, whose protein sequence is MDSRSRAADRRQEVLRTINALVERARGAHVPVIWVRHSDEDLEAGSNAWQIVDGLSPGPEEVIIEKHYRDAFEGTDLEQALSKLGVGKLIVTGVQTDMCIRSTVHGGLVRGYDVTLASDAHTTEDMTRWGAPPPASVIAHTNLYWSNQRAPGRAGGIVAGKDVDFGLFAG, encoded by the coding sequence TTGGATTCAAGGTCGCGTGCTGCCGATCGACGCCAGGAAGTGCTCCGCACCATCAACGCGCTCGTTGAGCGAGCGCGGGGCGCCCACGTACCGGTCATCTGGGTCCGTCACTCCGACGAAGACCTGGAAGCTGGAAGTAATGCGTGGCAGATCGTCGACGGACTTTCGCCAGGACCGGAGGAAGTGATTATCGAAAAGCATTACCGCGACGCGTTCGAAGGCACCGACCTCGAACAGGCCTTATCGAAGCTCGGCGTTGGCAAACTCATCGTGACCGGAGTGCAAACGGACATGTGCATTCGCTCGACAGTGCACGGCGGCCTTGTGCGCGGCTACGACGTAACTCTGGCCAGCGATGCGCACACGACCGAAGACATGACTCGATGGGGCGCGCCACCGCCGGCCAGCGTGATCGCGCACACAAATCTTTACTGGAGCAATCAACGCGCGCCGGGGCGCGCGGGCGGCATCGTAGCGGGCAAAGACGTCGATTTTGGACTCTTCGCTGGTTGA
- a CDS encoding MFS transporter translates to MQLGWVWIFRLAPLSMLLGALVLLLFVSERPEAQHLPAAEKSEEAASPAESEDELTSAQRYALVMKNWRLYITGLAIGFQNAARYALVVWVPVHFLGMDWKTSSALIDPKWITVALPVGMALGSLSNSWISDVLFQGRRYMAIVWYMVLACATAIFMMFVPHGSMFAIVLLFLCGFFVFGPASSFWALCPDIFGRRAAGTATGVLNTMSYMFAGIGEPVIGHIIDTTGHTSIIFPTVAGLCAASAALSMLIKR, encoded by the coding sequence ATGCAGCTCGGCTGGGTCTGGATCTTCCGTCTCGCGCCGCTTTCCATGCTGCTGGGCGCACTGGTGTTGTTGCTATTTGTTTCTGAACGACCGGAGGCTCAGCATCTGCCCGCTGCTGAAAAATCGGAAGAGGCGGCCTCTCCAGCGGAGTCGGAGGATGAGCTGACGAGCGCGCAGCGATACGCGCTCGTGATGAAGAACTGGAGGCTCTACATCACGGGTCTCGCAATCGGCTTCCAGAACGCAGCACGGTACGCGTTGGTGGTCTGGGTGCCGGTCCATTTTCTCGGCATGGACTGGAAGACTTCATCGGCGCTGATCGACCCGAAGTGGATCACGGTCGCGTTACCGGTAGGCATGGCGCTCGGCTCGCTGTCGAATAGCTGGATATCCGACGTATTGTTTCAAGGGCGCCGCTATATGGCGATCGTCTGGTACATGGTGCTGGCCTGCGCGACGGCGATCTTCATGATGTTCGTGCCGCACGGTAGTATGTTTGCGATCGTGCTTCTGTTTTTGTGCGGCTTTTTTGTCTTCGGGCCGGCATCCTCTTTCTGGGCCTTGTGTCCTGATATTTTCGGGCGCCGCGCTGCGGGGACAGCAACAGGTGTGCTCAACACCATGTCGTACATGTTCGCTGGCATCGGCGAACCGGTTATCGGCCACATTATCGATACCACCGGCCATACGTCGATCATCTTTCCGACTGTCGCAGGGCTTTGCGCAGCAAGCGCAGCGCTTTCGATGCTGATCAAGCGCTGA
- the phnA gene encoding phosphonoacetate hydrolase, with product MTQQITVNSRTYQLPSAPTIVVCVDGCEQEYINQAILADKAPFLASLRSFGTVLAGDCVVPSFTNPNNLSIVTGAPPSVHGICGNFFFDEETQTEVLMNDAKYLRAPTILAEMARAGQRVAVVTAKDKLRSLLGHRLEGICFSAEKADQVNLDEHGIRNIVARVGMPVPSVYSAELSEFVFAAGLSILREERPDLMYLSTTDYVQHKHAPGTPEANGFYAMMDGYLARYHAEGAVLATTADHGMNAKTDAIGRPNIVFLQDRLDARYGAHATRVLLPITDPYVVHHGALGSYATVYLRDQDEQKQRDVAAFLAAIDGVEAVLTRAQASERFELPSDRIGELVVLGERLTVLGSAADKHDLSGLTMPLRSHGGVSEQKVPLIFNRKLGGNDGTRRLRNFDVIDLALNHLV from the coding sequence ATGACCCAGCAGATCACCGTCAACTCTCGAACTTATCAATTGCCCTCTGCGCCGACGATCGTGGTGTGTGTCGACGGCTGCGAGCAGGAATACATTAATCAGGCGATCTTGGCCGACAAAGCGCCGTTTCTGGCCAGCTTGCGTTCGTTCGGCACCGTGCTGGCCGGGGACTGCGTCGTGCCGTCGTTCACCAACCCGAACAATCTGTCGATCGTCACGGGCGCGCCGCCGTCGGTACATGGTATTTGCGGCAATTTCTTTTTCGACGAGGAGACGCAGACGGAAGTCCTGATGAACGACGCCAAATACCTGCGCGCGCCCACCATTCTTGCGGAGATGGCTCGCGCGGGTCAGCGCGTCGCCGTCGTTACCGCGAAGGACAAGCTGCGCAGTCTGCTCGGACACCGGCTGGAAGGGATCTGTTTTTCGGCTGAAAAGGCCGACCAGGTGAACCTCGACGAGCACGGTATCAGGAACATCGTGGCGAGAGTCGGCATGCCTGTGCCGTCCGTGTACAGCGCAGAGCTTTCGGAGTTCGTGTTTGCCGCTGGGCTTTCCATCTTGCGTGAAGAGCGCCCTGATCTGATGTACCTCTCTACAACAGATTACGTCCAGCATAAGCACGCTCCCGGCACGCCAGAAGCCAACGGTTTTTACGCGATGATGGACGGTTACCTGGCGCGCTATCACGCCGAGGGCGCCGTGTTGGCCACCACGGCTGACCACGGCATGAATGCGAAGACCGATGCCATTGGCCGGCCAAATATCGTGTTTCTGCAAGATAGGCTCGATGCGCGATACGGCGCGCACGCGACGCGTGTGCTCCTGCCAATCACTGATCCGTATGTCGTGCATCACGGCGCGCTCGGCTCCTACGCTACGGTGTACCTGCGCGATCAAGACGAACAGAAACAGCGCGACGTGGCAGCGTTCCTCGCGGCTATCGACGGCGTCGAGGCGGTATTGACCCGTGCACAGGCTAGCGAGCGATTCGAGTTGCCGTCCGACAGGATCGGTGAACTCGTGGTGCTCGGCGAAAGGCTCACGGTGCTCGGCAGCGCAGCCGACAAACATGACCTGTCCGGGCTCACCATGCCGCTGCGCTCTCACGGCGGTGTGTCCGAACAGAAAGTGCCGCTCATTTTCAATCGCAAGCTCGGTGGCAACGACGGCACGCGGCGCTTGCGCAATTTCGATGTCATCGATCTCGCACTCAATCACCTCGTCTGA
- a CDS encoding LysR substrate-binding domain-containing protein, with translation MRSKLPPLNALRVFEVAARAGSYSAAARELNLTHGAVSRHITILEDWLGQPLFVRDGQRMVASGHARAFAREISAAFDHIADAAERYGKSQHRKVIRVSAPATVAMRWLIPRLPLFTEICPDVDVRVSTTLTTDSALRGSFDLAIRREVPADGQYQAWPLFEERNTVIASPALIEQTTISSVEQLAAETWLTTESRPSDWERWTQAVGQPSLRASRTLRFDHFFVTLQAVVDGLGFGIGPFPTLDADCTAGRLQKPFPDLTSKGATYFALVPLDADKPVHMRDFVDWLRSGGVDEHSGKK, from the coding sequence ATGCGATCGAAGCTTCCCCCACTCAACGCCCTCCGCGTGTTCGAAGTCGCCGCGCGCGCAGGCAGCTACTCAGCAGCCGCGCGTGAGCTCAACCTGACGCACGGCGCCGTGAGCCGTCATATCACCATCCTTGAAGACTGGCTCGGCCAGCCTCTGTTCGTGCGCGATGGGCAACGCATGGTCGCGTCCGGGCACGCACGAGCCTTTGCCCGAGAAATCAGCGCGGCTTTCGACCACATTGCGGACGCGGCGGAACGCTATGGCAAGAGCCAGCACCGTAAAGTAATTCGGGTCAGCGCGCCGGCGACGGTCGCAATGCGCTGGCTGATTCCTCGCCTGCCCTTGTTCACGGAAATCTGCCCAGATGTAGATGTGCGCGTCTCCACGACGCTGACGACCGATTCCGCACTGCGCGGCAGTTTCGATCTGGCGATTCGTCGCGAAGTACCCGCGGACGGGCAATATCAGGCATGGCCATTATTTGAGGAGCGCAACACGGTGATCGCGAGCCCGGCGCTGATCGAGCAAACCACGATCTCGTCGGTCGAACAACTTGCCGCCGAAACATGGCTTACCACGGAATCTCGTCCGAGCGATTGGGAGAGATGGACTCAAGCCGTCGGTCAACCCTCGCTTCGAGCCAGTCGAACCTTGAGATTCGATCACTTTTTTGTGACCTTGCAGGCCGTGGTCGACGGCTTGGGTTTTGGTATCGGACCATTTCCAACGCTCGATGCCGACTGCACTGCAGGGCGTCTACAGAAACCTTTTCCCGATCTGACCTCGAAGGGAGCGACTTACTTTGCATTGGTGCCGCTGGATGCCGATAAGCCTGTGCATATGAGGGATTTCGTCGATTGGCTGCGATCGGGTGGCGTGGACGAACACTCCGGCAAAAAATGA
- the ribBA gene encoding bifunctional 3,4-dihydroxy-2-butanone-4-phosphate synthase/GTP cyclohydrolase II: MTLASTLEIIAELKAGRMVILVDEEDRENEGDLVIAAEFVTPEAINFMARYGRGLICLTLTQERCKLLNLPLMTYRNGTQYGTAFTVSIEAAEGVTTGISAADRARTIATAVAPDAKAEHIVQPGHVFPIMAQPGGVLVRAGHTEAGCDFTALAGLTPAAVICEVINDDGTMARLPDLMEFAKEHGLKIGTIADLIHYRSRTESIVERICERTMQTAHGAFRAVMYLDQPSGQPHIALVRGAPCTDQDTLVRVHEPLSVLDLLEVGESTHSWTLDAAMKEIARRDCGVIVLLNCGDSKDHLIDVFKAFDSKERAEALKRRPVDFKTYGIGAQILRELGVGKMQVLSNPRKLGSMSGYGLEVTGFVPMPGSTAQAPQQG, encoded by the coding sequence ATGACGCTCGCCTCCACTCTAGAGATCATCGCCGAACTGAAAGCCGGCCGGATGGTGATCCTCGTCGACGAAGAAGACCGCGAAAACGAGGGCGACCTCGTGATCGCCGCCGAATTCGTCACGCCGGAAGCGATCAACTTCATGGCCCGCTACGGCCGTGGCCTGATCTGCCTGACGCTTACGCAGGAACGCTGCAAGCTGCTGAACCTGCCGCTCATGACCTACCGCAACGGCACCCAGTACGGCACGGCGTTCACCGTCAGTATCGAAGCGGCCGAAGGCGTCACCACCGGCATCTCGGCGGCCGACCGCGCCCGCACGATCGCCACCGCGGTCGCGCCGGACGCCAAAGCCGAGCACATCGTGCAGCCGGGCCACGTGTTCCCGATCATGGCCCAGCCCGGCGGCGTGCTGGTGCGCGCCGGCCACACCGAGGCGGGCTGCGATTTCACCGCGCTGGCAGGCCTCACGCCGGCCGCGGTGATCTGCGAAGTCATCAACGACGACGGCACGATGGCGCGCCTGCCGGACCTGATGGAATTCGCGAAGGAACACGGCCTGAAAATCGGCACGATCGCGGATCTGATCCACTATCGCAGCCGCACGGAATCGATCGTCGAGCGCATTTGCGAGCGCACCATGCAGACGGCGCACGGCGCGTTTCGCGCGGTCATGTATCTCGACCAGCCGAGCGGCCAGCCACACATCGCACTGGTGCGCGGCGCGCCGTGCACGGATCAGGACACGCTGGTGCGCGTGCATGAACCGCTATCGGTGCTGGATCTGCTCGAAGTGGGCGAATCCACCCACTCGTGGACGCTGGACGCGGCCATGAAAGAGATCGCCAGACGCGACTGCGGTGTGATCGTGCTGCTGAACTGCGGCGACTCGAAAGACCATCTCATCGACGTTTTCAAAGCGTTCGACTCGAAGGAAAGAGCCGAGGCGCTCAAACGCCGCCCGGTCGACTTCAAGACGTACGGCATCGGTGCGCAGATTCTGCGCGAGCTCGGTGTCGGCAAGATGCAGGTGCTGTCGAACCCGCGCAAGCTGGGCAGCATGTCGGGCTACGGTCTCGAAGTCACGGGCTTCGTGCCGATGCCAGGCAGCACCGCACAGGCTCCGCAACAAGGCTGA
- the ribH gene encoding 6,7-dimethyl-8-ribityllumazine synthase: MEIGQYQPNLDGDGLRIGIVQARFNEPVCNGLADSCIEELERLGVTGEDVLLVTVPGALEIPLALQKLAESAQFDALIALGAVIRGETYHFELVSNESGAGITRIGLDFGIPVANAVLTTENDEQAVARMTEKGRDAARVAVEMANLAVALEQLGGDDEEEDEEEEA; this comes from the coding sequence ATGGAAATCGGACAATATCAACCGAACCTCGACGGCGACGGACTGCGTATCGGCATCGTCCAGGCGCGCTTTAACGAACCCGTTTGCAATGGTCTCGCGGACTCCTGCATCGAAGAACTCGAACGCCTCGGCGTAACCGGGGAAGACGTGCTGCTCGTCACGGTGCCGGGCGCGCTGGAAATCCCGTTGGCGTTGCAAAAGCTCGCCGAAAGCGCGCAATTCGACGCACTGATCGCGCTCGGCGCGGTGATTCGCGGCGAAACGTACCACTTCGAACTGGTCTCGAACGAAAGCGGCGCGGGCATTACGCGTATCGGCCTCGACTTCGGCATTCCGGTCGCGAACGCGGTGCTGACTACCGAAAACGACGAGCAAGCCGTTGCACGCATGACCGAGAAGGGTCGCGACGCAGCGCGCGTGGCTGTCGAAATGGCGAATCTCGCGGTCGCGCTCGAACAACTCGGCGGCGACGACGAAGAAGAAGACGAAGAGGAAGAGGCATGA
- the nusB gene encoding transcription antitermination factor NusB: protein MKSARRRSRELATQGLYQWLLSGSPGGEIDAQLRGAQGFDKADHEHLNALLHGVIRDSEALSADIVPCLDRPIEQLSPVERAVLLVAAFELKNHVDIPYRVVINEAVELAKTFGGADGYKYVNGVLDKLSAQLRVDETQAARKR, encoded by the coding sequence ATGAAGAGCGCTCGCCGACGCTCCCGCGAACTGGCCACGCAGGGGCTTTACCAGTGGCTGCTGTCGGGCTCGCCCGGCGGTGAAATCGACGCGCAGCTGCGCGGTGCGCAAGGCTTCGACAAGGCTGACCACGAACATCTGAACGCCCTCCTGCACGGCGTGATCCGCGATTCGGAAGCACTGTCCGCGGACATCGTTCCTTGTCTCGACCGCCCGATCGAGCAGCTCTCGCCCGTCGAACGCGCCGTGCTGCTGGTCGCCGCGTTCGAACTGAAGAATCACGTCGATATCCCTTATCGCGTGGTCATCAACGAAGCGGTTGAACTCGCCAAGACGTTCGGCGGCGCGGACGGCTACAAGTACGTGAACGGCGTGCTGGACAAGCTGTCGGCCCAACTGCGCGTGGACGAAACGCAGGCGGCTCGCAAGCGTTGA
- a CDS encoding pyridoxal phosphate-dependent aminotransferase, whose translation MNSVTEPLVRLAARVDAIQPFYVMELAKEAALLERDGRDIIHMGIGEPDFTAPEPVIEAAANALRRGVTQYTNALGLHALREAISAHYADFYGVSVDPARIVVTAGASAALLLACAALVDRDDEVLMPDPCYPCNRHFVIAAEGKPVMVPSGPAERFQLTAADVERLWNERTRGVLLASPSNPTGTSVEPDELERIVKAVRARGGFTIVDEIYQGLSYDAKPVSALSFGDDVVTVNSFSKYFNMTGWRLGWLVVPPGMVSAFEKLAQNLFICASALAQHAALACFEPDTIAIYEARRLEFKRRRDFIAPALQSLGFSVPVMPDGAFYVYADCRTVAHPAAGDSAALTQAMLHDAGVVLVPGMDFGTHAPKDYIRLSYATAYPKLEEAVDRLAKLFGKG comes from the coding sequence ATGAACTCCGTGACGGAACCCCTGGTGCGGCTTGCTGCACGCGTGGATGCCATCCAGCCTTTCTATGTAATGGAGCTGGCCAAGGAAGCCGCGCTTCTCGAACGCGACGGGCGCGACATCATTCACATGGGAATCGGCGAGCCTGATTTCACGGCGCCCGAGCCGGTTATCGAGGCAGCCGCGAACGCGCTGCGCCGCGGCGTCACGCAATATACCAACGCGCTTGGCCTGCACGCGCTGCGCGAAGCGATCTCGGCGCATTACGCCGACTTCTACGGTGTCAGCGTCGATCCGGCGCGGATCGTCGTCACCGCCGGCGCATCGGCGGCATTGCTGCTGGCTTGCGCGGCGCTGGTGGATCGCGACGACGAAGTGCTGATGCCCGACCCGTGCTATCCATGCAACCGTCATTTCGTGATCGCCGCCGAAGGCAAACCGGTAATGGTGCCGAGCGGCCCAGCGGAACGTTTCCAGTTGACCGCCGCCGACGTCGAGCGGCTCTGGAACGAGCGCACCCGTGGCGTGCTGCTCGCGTCGCCGTCGAATCCGACCGGCACGTCGGTCGAGCCGGATGAGCTGGAGCGCATCGTCAAGGCCGTACGGGCACGTGGCGGCTTCACCATCGTCGACGAAATCTACCAGGGCCTGAGCTACGACGCGAAGCCCGTCTCGGCGCTCTCATTCGGCGACGACGTCGTCACCGTCAACAGCTTCTCGAAGTACTTCAACATGACGGGCTGGCGTCTGGGCTGGCTGGTGGTCCCGCCCGGCATGGTCAGCGCGTTCGAAAAGCTCGCGCAAAACCTGTTCATCTGCGCCTCCGCGCTGGCCCAGCACGCGGCGCTCGCCTGCTTCGAACCGGACACGATCGCAATCTACGAAGCGCGGCGTCTGGAATTCAAGCGTCGCCGTGACTTCATCGCGCCGGCGCTGCAATCGCTCGGCTTCTCGGTGCCGGTCATGCCGGACGGCGCTTTCTACGTATACGCGGATTGCCGCACGGTCGCGCATCCTGCCGCCGGCGACAGCGCGGCGCTCACCCAAGCCATGCTGCACGATGCGGGCGTGGTGCTGGTTCCGGGCATGGATTTCGGTACGCACGCGCCGAAGGACTATATCCGGCTGTCGTACGCCACGGCCTATCCAAAGCTGGAAGAAGCGGTCGACCGGTTAGCGAAGCTCTTCGGGAAAGGCTGA
- a CDS encoding lytic transglycosylase domain-containing protein: MNAWLSWRPDERIAQVVRGVLRRGTRMSHHLFSIVGGIAVVLTVALWLMPALRGTLAAKLMPVISAAVQAGPARLLQGNPLPAFGPPGGASSDDSLSASSNGSDAASGTSNGSNGNAGVTVSNTGFDGAFDATGSTGMGVAALNGLDPRTMQSVTALARLIPSQRVSADARDDRVLVSTREQDLVASYLARRYRVAQEPVSELVKAAFDTGREVGLDPLLLLSVMAIESGFNPYAESGVGAQGLMQVMSKVHSDKFQYFGGQSAALEPVANIKVGALVLKDCIARGGSLPGGLRLYVGSSSQDDGGYGAKVMAERGRLRDVARGRKVPVNAPQAPVLTASTNSSAAAAPASNGKRVQVTLEGSHPLSASTSVKTPVSEQDDASSNVTKHVASASELGA; this comes from the coding sequence ATGAACGCCTGGTTATCGTGGCGTCCCGATGAGCGTATTGCGCAGGTTGTGCGTGGTGTGCTGCGTCGCGGGACGCGAATGAGTCATCATCTGTTCAGCATCGTCGGCGGTATCGCCGTTGTGCTGACCGTCGCACTGTGGCTGATGCCGGCCCTGCGCGGCACGCTAGCCGCCAAACTGATGCCGGTCATCTCGGCTGCCGTGCAAGCCGGTCCCGCCCGTTTGCTGCAGGGCAACCCGCTGCCGGCTTTCGGACCGCCGGGCGGCGCGTCTTCCGACGACTCGCTGTCCGCCAGCTCTAACGGCTCCGACGCCGCCAGCGGCACGAGCAACGGTAGCAACGGCAACGCTGGCGTTACCGTGAGCAACACCGGCTTTGACGGCGCATTCGACGCCACCGGTTCGACCGGCATGGGCGTCGCGGCGCTCAATGGCCTCGATCCCCGCACCATGCAAAGCGTGACCGCGCTGGCGCGGCTGATTCCGTCGCAGCGTGTATCCGCCGACGCGCGCGACGACCGCGTGCTGGTTTCGACCCGCGAGCAGGATCTGGTTGCGTCCTATCTGGCACGGCGCTATCGCGTCGCTCAGGAGCCCGTCAGCGAGCTCGTGAAGGCCGCATTCGACACCGGCCGCGAAGTCGGTCTCGATCCGCTGCTGCTGCTGTCGGTGATGGCGATCGAATCCGGTTTCAACCCGTACGCTGAAAGCGGCGTCGGCGCGCAAGGCCTGATGCAGGTCATGTCCAAGGTGCACTCCGACAAGTTCCAGTATTTCGGCGGCCAGAGCGCGGCGCTCGAACCGGTTGCGAACATCAAGGTGGGCGCACTGGTGCTGAAGGATTGCATCGCACGCGGCGGCTCGCTGCCGGGCGGCTTGCGCCTGTACGTCGGTTCGTCATCGCAGGACGATGGCGGTTACGGCGCCAAGGTGATGGCCGAGCGTGGCCGTCTGCGCGACGTGGCGCGTGGCCGCAAGGTTCCGGTCAACGCGCCGCAGGCACCGGTTCTGACCGCGTCGACCAATAGCAGCGCGGCTGCCGCGCCTGCCAGCAACGGCAAACGTGTGCAGGTGACGCTCGAGGGTAGCCACCCGTTGAGCGCGTCGACTTCGGTGAAGACGCCGGTTTCCGAGCAGGACGACGCGAGTTCGAACGTCACGAAGCACGTGGCATCGGCTTCGGAGTTGGGCGCTTGA
- the ubiD gene encoding 4-hydroxy-3-polyprenylbenzoate decarboxylase: MKYKDLRDFVGRLETIGELRRISQNVSPVLEMTELCDRVLRAGGPALLFESKAQHAFPVLGNLFGTPRRVALGMGVDAQAGEGDGAALESLRDVGRLLSALKEPEPPKGLKDAGKLFSLAKAVWDMAPKTVSAPPCQEIVWEGNDVDLARLPIQTCWPGDAGPLITWGLTVTKGPNKSRQNLGIYRQQLIGRNKLIMRWLAHRGGALDFREFALQNPGKPYPVAVVLGADPATILGAVTPVPDTLSEYQFAGLLRGGRTELAKCLTPGVDGLQVPARAEIVLEGFIYPQEGAPSPAPAGAPPRPLKGASAAYEHALEGPYGDHTGYYNEQEWFPVFTVERITMRRDAIYHSTYTGKPPDEPAVLGVALNEVFVPLLQKQFAEITDFYLPPEGCSYRMAIVQMKKSYPGHAKRVMFGVWSFLRQFMYTKFIVVVDEDVNIRDWKEVIWAITTRIDPARDTVLVDRTPIDYLDFASPVAGLGSKMGLDATNKWPGETDREWGRPIVMDAAVKQRIDSLWNELGL; encoded by the coding sequence ATGAAATACAAAGACCTGCGCGATTTCGTCGGCCGTCTAGAGACGATCGGTGAACTGCGCCGTATCTCGCAAAACGTTTCACCTGTCCTGGAAATGACCGAGTTATGCGATCGCGTGCTGCGCGCCGGCGGTCCCGCTCTGCTGTTTGAGAGCAAGGCGCAGCATGCGTTCCCCGTGCTCGGCAACCTGTTCGGCACACCCCGGCGGGTCGCGCTGGGTATGGGGGTCGACGCGCAAGCAGGTGAAGGCGACGGCGCCGCGCTCGAGTCGCTGCGTGACGTGGGCCGCCTGCTCTCCGCATTGAAGGAGCCCGAGCCGCCGAAAGGGCTCAAGGACGCCGGCAAACTGTTCTCGCTCGCAAAGGCGGTTTGGGACATGGCGCCCAAAACCGTGAGCGCGCCGCCCTGCCAGGAAATCGTCTGGGAAGGCAACGATGTCGACCTCGCCAGGCTGCCCATTCAGACCTGCTGGCCGGGCGACGCCGGCCCTCTGATTACATGGGGCCTGACCGTGACAAAAGGCCCCAACAAGTCCCGACAAAACTTAGGCATATATCGCCAGCAACTGATCGGGCGCAACAAACTGATCATGCGATGGCTCGCGCATCGCGGCGGCGCGCTCGATTTCCGCGAGTTCGCGCTGCAGAATCCGGGCAAGCCGTATCCAGTGGCCGTCGTGCTGGGCGCAGATCCGGCGACGATCCTCGGCGCGGTCACGCCGGTGCCCGACACGCTCTCCGAATACCAGTTCGCCGGCCTGCTGCGCGGCGGCCGCACGGAGCTCGCGAAGTGCCTCACGCCGGGCGTCGACGGCTTGCAGGTGCCCGCTCGCGCCGAGATCGTGCTGGAAGGCTTCATCTATCCGCAGGAGGGCGCGCCCTCGCCCGCTCCCGCAGGCGCGCCGCCGCGTCCGCTCAAGGGCGCTTCGGCGGCGTACGAACATGCGCTGGAAGGCCCGTACGGCGACCACACCGGCTATTACAACGAGCAGGAGTGGTTCCCCGTTTTCACCGTCGAGCGCATCACCATGCGGCGCGACGCGATCTATCACTCCACCTACACCGGCAAACCACCCGATGAGCCCGCTGTACTTGGCGTCGCGCTCAACGAAGTGTTCGTGCCGCTGCTGCAGAAGCAGTTCGCCGAGATCACGGACTTCTATCTGCCGCCCGAAGGCTGCAGCTACCGCATGGCCATCGTGCAGATGAAGAAGAGCTACCCCGGTCACGCCAAACGCGTGATGTTCGGCGTGTGGAGTTTCTTGCGGCAATTCATGTACACGAAGTTCATTGTCGTGGTCGACGAGGACGTGAACATCCGCGACTGGAAGGAGGTGATCTGGGCGATCACCACGCGCATCGATCCGGCGCGCGACACGGTGCTGGTGGACCGCACGCCGATCGACTACCTGGATTTCGCCTCGCCCGTGGCCGGACTCGGATCGAAGATGGGTCTCGACGCGACCAACAAATGGCCAGGCGAAACCGACCGCGAATGGGGCCGCCCAATCGTCATGGACGCCGCGGTCAAACAGCGCATCGATTCCTTGTGGAACGAGTTGGGCCTCTAA